In a genomic window of Temperatibacter marinus:
- a CDS encoding sensor histidine kinase NtrY-like — MSDLSTDSKPTTLSSKANASLIEIDGGPKLPGRSRAKFLLWARRVNLSRKIEVFLAILAIVSAVATYIAMSRKDTPFDVTSGRTMQTLLFVNLVLIMAMSMSIVRWISKVWLARRNSAPGSRLHSRVIGVFSVIAIVPPIIMAVFSFLFLEFGVQTWFSEKVRSTVYNSLQISETYVVERRTEIQNNLISIAYEFNQLSPVDQGDSAVLRDKINSEFQRRSLSEIVAFSVVGTDAIPIAKAEQTLGLNVARFPPEFIRKAQRGEMVIETIVADRMVVGMIRLSSFITPTFIYISRDLDPRVLAYLEATRNAVADYESLEGERSDILLQFNLVFILVSLLILMSAIWVGLWFSSRLVTPLSNLLDASERVAQGDLQARVPSMATSDEVGTLSRAFNRMTDQLEHNQKALLKANDEMDMRRRFLEEVLSGVSTGVIGVHGDGTIFVPNKAACDLLGQTVEDLIGKSILDAIPEIKELLDQADSNRDKIAKGQINLEKHGETLTLLARIAIEREGSQNVGIVVTFDDLTEQLADQRTAAWADVARRIAHEIKNPLTPIQLSAERIKRKYAKTIEDPGVFVQCTDTIVRQVGDLRRMVDEFSSFARMPSPVIRETDLVDVIKQAVFLQDVGWQDIAISFQSKSPVQYIACDGRLLGQAITNLIKNAAESVSQRIDDDKRNGSDTFEPGKVDVFIEQDDNRTILTIEDNGMGLPQEQKDRLMEPYVTTRKSGTGLGLAIVRKIAEEHGARIRIMDRQNIGARAEFTLLHSALVKRAERQEQDIQPEQINKS; from the coding sequence GTGTCAGATTTATCGACAGATTCGAAGCCAACAACACTATCATCAAAGGCAAATGCGTCTTTAATAGAGATTGATGGGGGCCCAAAGTTGCCCGGCCGATCCCGTGCAAAGTTTTTACTCTGGGCACGGCGTGTGAATCTTTCTCGCAAAATTGAAGTTTTTCTTGCCATCCTTGCGATTGTATCTGCTGTAGCGACTTATATAGCCATGTCTCGAAAAGATACTCCCTTTGATGTGACTTCAGGGCGGACCATGCAGACATTGCTTTTTGTAAATCTTGTCCTGATTATGGCGATGTCAATGTCCATTGTTCGTTGGATTTCTAAAGTATGGCTAGCACGACGTAACAGTGCTCCTGGATCGAGGCTTCACTCTCGGGTGATTGGTGTATTTTCAGTTATAGCCATTGTGCCGCCTATTATTATGGCTGTCTTTTCCTTTTTGTTTCTAGAGTTTGGTGTGCAAACATGGTTTAGTGAAAAAGTCAGATCGACAGTTTATAATTCATTGCAGATTTCTGAAACTTATGTTGTGGAGAGACGGACTGAAATACAGAATAACCTCATTTCAATTGCCTATGAATTTAATCAACTCTCTCCTGTGGACCAAGGGGATAGCGCTGTCTTGAGAGATAAGATAAACAGCGAATTTCAGAGACGATCTCTTTCAGAAATTGTCGCTTTTAGTGTTGTCGGCACAGATGCTATTCCAATTGCTAAAGCAGAGCAAACCTTGGGCTTGAATGTTGCCCGTTTTCCGCCAGAGTTCATTAGAAAAGCGCAGCGCGGTGAGATGGTCATTGAGACAATTGTCGCTGATCGCATGGTCGTTGGTATGATCCGGCTCAGCAGTTTTATTACACCCACTTTTATTTATATCAGTAGAGATTTAGATCCACGCGTCCTTGCTTACCTAGAAGCCACACGTAATGCCGTGGCTGATTATGAAAGTTTAGAAGGGGAACGGTCTGATATTTTACTTCAGTTCAACCTTGTATTTATCTTGGTTTCCTTGTTAATTTTAATGTCAGCAATTTGGGTTGGTCTCTGGTTCTCAAGTCGCCTTGTGACGCCTCTGTCTAATCTTCTTGATGCGTCAGAACGGGTCGCTCAAGGGGATTTGCAGGCACGGGTTCCCTCTATGGCAACCAGTGACGAAGTTGGGACACTTTCCCGTGCCTTTAACAGAATGACGGATCAGTTGGAGCATAACCAAAAGGCTCTGTTGAAAGCCAATGATGAGATGGATATGCGTCGGCGCTTTCTTGAGGAAGTTTTATCAGGTGTGTCTACTGGCGTGATTGGTGTTCACGGGGATGGGACAATTTTTGTTCCCAATAAAGCCGCATGTGACCTTTTAGGTCAAACGGTAGAGGATTTGATCGGTAAAAGCATTTTGGATGCAATCCCTGAAATTAAAGAATTACTCGATCAGGCTGATTCAAATCGAGATAAGATTGCTAAAGGGCAGATAAACTTAGAGAAACACGGTGAAACCCTTACCTTACTTGCTCGAATTGCCATCGAAAGAGAAGGCAGTCAGAATGTAGGGATCGTGGTGACCTTTGATGATTTGACGGAACAATTGGCAGATCAAAGGACTGCTGCCTGGGCCGATGTGGCCCGTCGTATTGCCCATGAAATTAAAAACCCCCTAACACCGATCCAATTATCTGCTGAACGGATAAAAAGAAAATACGCCAAGACAATTGAAGATCCTGGCGTTTTTGTCCAATGTACAGACACGATCGTTCGTCAAGTTGGCGATTTGAGACGCATGGTGGATGAATTTTCTTCTTTTGCGCGGATGCCAAGCCCAGTGATCCGAGAAACGGACCTAGTGGATGTTATAAAACAAGCAGTATTCTTACAAGATGTCGGCTGGCAGGATATCGCTATTTCATTCCAGTCTAAGTCACCTGTTCAATATATTGCCTGTGATGGACGCTTGCTAGGGCAAGCGATAACCAATCTGATTAAGAATGCTGCTGAATCTGTTTCCCAGCGTATTGATGATGATAAGCGAAATGGCAGTGATACATTTGAGCCCGGTAAAGTGGATGTTTTTATCGAGCAAGACGACAATAGAACCATTTTAACCATTGAAGATAATGGTATGGGTTTGCCACAAGAACAAAAAGATCGTCTGATGGAACCCTACGTCACAACCAGAAAATCAGGGACTGGACTTGGGTTGGCGATTGTAAGGAAGATTGCTGAAGAGCACGGAGCGCGTATTCGAATTATGGATCGACAAAATATAGGGGCGCGCGCGGAATTTACTTTGTTACACTCGGCTCTTGTCAAGCGCGCTGAACGCCAAGAGCAAGATATTCAACCTGAACAAATCAATAAATCATAA
- the ntrX gene encoding nitrogen assimilation response regulator NtrX, with amino-acid sequence MALEILVVDDEEDIRELVCGILEDEGYATRSASDSDSALAEIEARLPSLLVLDVWLQGSKLDGLELLELVKSRHRDLPVIIISGHGNVETAVAAIKKGAYDFIEKPFEADNLILTIERATEADRLRRENEELKKKNQIVYQLKGKSSAINTVRQSIEKVASTNSRVMINGASGTGKEIAARLIHDKSTRATGAFHIIGAASMEPQRMEQELFGIEQNGGVVKTGLFERAHGGTLFIDEVADMPLPTQAKILRVLTDQSFERVGGMTRVEVDVRVISATSRDLALEIAEGRFREDLFHRLNVIPLAIPALEDRREDIPELADYFLEMICNATGRQRLKIMDDAIAALQAYHWPGNLRQLKNVMERLVIMNDESSDGQITATELPSEILGGGNASSSSSSTIMMSASLRDAREAFEREYLRTQVNRFSGNISKTASFIGMERSALHRKLKALGISNNSRTTDDEAV; translated from the coding sequence ATGGCCTTAGAAATACTTGTCGTAGATGATGAAGAAGATATCAGAGAATTAGTCTGTGGTATTCTTGAAGATGAGGGATATGCAACCCGCAGTGCATCGGACAGTGATTCAGCCCTCGCAGAAATTGAGGCACGGTTGCCATCCCTTCTTGTTCTTGATGTCTGGCTACAGGGAAGCAAGCTGGATGGCCTAGAGCTTTTAGAACTCGTCAAAAGCCGTCACCGCGATTTACCGGTAATTATTATCTCAGGTCATGGTAATGTTGAGACAGCTGTTGCCGCTATCAAAAAAGGCGCATATGACTTTATTGAAAAGCCTTTTGAAGCAGATAACCTTATTCTGACCATTGAACGTGCCACTGAAGCGGATCGTCTTCGACGTGAAAATGAGGAATTAAAAAAGAAGAATCAAATTGTATATCAGCTGAAAGGTAAGTCTTCAGCCATAAATACAGTGCGACAAAGCATAGAAAAAGTAGCGAGCACAAACAGTCGTGTCATGATTAACGGCGCTTCTGGTACAGGAAAAGAAATTGCCGCGCGACTGATTCACGATAAATCTACACGTGCCACAGGGGCCTTTCATATTATTGGTGCAGCGTCTATGGAGCCGCAGCGCATGGAACAAGAACTGTTTGGAATTGAACAAAACGGCGGTGTTGTGAAAACAGGGCTATTTGAGCGCGCACACGGCGGTACCTTATTCATTGATGAAGTCGCAGATATGCCTTTACCGACACAGGCCAAAATTCTACGAGTTTTGACGGATCAATCTTTTGAGCGTGTCGGCGGGATGACTAGGGTTGAAGTTGATGTGAGAGTAATTTCGGCCACTTCAAGAGACTTGGCCTTGGAAATCGCTGAAGGGCGATTCAGAGAAGACTTGTTTCATCGTTTAAATGTTATTCCTCTAGCGATTCCTGCACTTGAAGACCGACGAGAAGACATTCCTGAACTGGCGGATTATTTTCTTGAAATGATTTGTAATGCTACAGGGAGACAGCGGCTTAAAATAATGGACGACGCAATAGCTGCGCTTCAGGCGTATCATTGGCCAGGTAATTTAAGACAGCTCAAAAATGTCATGGAACGTTTAGTGATTATGAATGACGAGAGCTCCGATGGTCAAATTACAGCCACAGAGCTACCGTCTGAGATCTTAGGAGGCGGCAATGCATCTTCAAGCTCAAGCTCTACCATTATGATGTCTGCTTCACTGCGAGATGCTCGCGAAGCCTTTGAGCGGGAATATCTCAGAACGCAAGTTAATCGCTTTAGTGGTAATATTTCCAAGACAGCCAGCTTTATCGGGATGGAGCGATCTGCTTTGCATCGAAAACTGAAGGCTCTTGGGATTTCAAATAATAGTCGCACAACAGATGACGAAGCTGTATAA